A single window of Paenibacillus sp. SYP-B4298 DNA harbors:
- a CDS encoding methyl-accepting chemotaxis protein, with the protein MFKASRSVSTKMFLLFMAILLISFSVLFFQQTGMVKRVIENEALEKAKSDLHLSARIIDLKFPGEWNVVDGRLYKGETLMDGNSDVIDSIGELTGGDTVTVFRGDTRVATNVRDHNGDLALGTQVSPEVAQSVLADGQTYYGTANVVGNSYQAAYMPLRSGEGDIIGILYVGAPDASERIQLLRQKTNQQLIVEGLLVLVLAFALIYICTRPVLKRLKVAVAAVDAVAAGDLTCDVPPATSRDEIGQLVTAVRHMLHQLRTLIGKVNDSSEYVSEASRLLIISTEQTAAAAEQISQEAHEIALGAEEQSVSLNASRQSMNEIAVGMQQTAMVIQDMAEFAGHASGQASAGEQAVTAMIQQMQVIDDTVIYASQVIGQLNDKATEINGIVSIITDIASQTNLLALNAAIEAARAGEHGAGFSVVAQEVRKLADQSLHSADTIRSLIEVVQQEAGRAVESMQQGTQVVQQGMSDASASGEAFGEIAHAVSDLSARSQEISAIIQQVHANTDEMVQVMGQIAVITTEANQRSQMVTTELEEQTASIEEVSAAAVQLGTMSTELKQLVDRFKLSRDAQSAPLGV; encoded by the coding sequence ATGTTCAAAGCTTCAAGATCCGTCAGTACCAAAATGTTTCTGTTATTTATGGCGATACTGCTGATTTCGTTTTCGGTGCTTTTCTTCCAGCAGACCGGGATGGTCAAGCGTGTCATTGAAAATGAAGCGCTGGAGAAGGCGAAATCCGACTTGCATCTAAGTGCGCGCATCATCGATCTCAAGTTCCCGGGAGAGTGGAATGTTGTTGACGGCAGGCTGTATAAAGGCGAGACGCTGATGGATGGCAACTCCGACGTCATTGATTCGATTGGGGAATTAACGGGCGGGGATACCGTGACGGTATTTAGAGGAGACACGCGAGTGGCGACCAATGTGCGAGACCACAACGGGGATTTGGCGCTAGGCACTCAGGTCTCCCCGGAGGTAGCCCAAAGCGTGCTTGCCGATGGTCAGACCTATTATGGAACAGCTAACGTGGTGGGCAACAGCTACCAGGCTGCTTATATGCCGTTGCGCAGTGGAGAGGGCGATATTATCGGTATCCTGTATGTCGGTGCGCCGGATGCGAGCGAGAGAATTCAATTGTTAAGGCAGAAGACGAACCAACAGCTCATTGTGGAGGGCCTACTGGTGCTGGTGCTTGCCTTTGCACTCATCTATATATGCACCAGACCTGTTCTCAAGCGATTGAAGGTTGCCGTTGCCGCAGTCGATGCGGTCGCTGCGGGCGATCTGACCTGTGACGTTCCGCCTGCAACCTCCAGAGATGAGATCGGGCAGCTAGTGACTGCGGTCAGACATATGCTACATCAGCTCAGGACGCTCATCGGCAAGGTCAACGACTCCAGCGAATATGTATCTGAAGCCTCCAGACTACTCATAATCAGTACAGAGCAGACGGCTGCGGCTGCTGAGCAGATTAGTCAGGAGGCACACGAGATCGCGCTGGGCGCTGAGGAGCAGTCAGTCAGCTTGAATGCCTCCAGACAATCCATGAATGAAATTGCTGTAGGTATGCAGCAGACGGCAATGGTCATTCAGGATATGGCGGAATTTGCGGGTCATGCTAGCGGACAGGCCAGTGCCGGGGAACAGGCGGTTACAGCCATGATTCAGCAGATGCAGGTCATCGACGACACGGTCATCTATGCTTCCCAGGTGATCGGACAACTGAACGACAAGGCGACAGAAATCAACGGCATCGTCTCAATTATCACGGATATAGCCAGCCAGACGAATCTGCTTGCGCTGAATGCGGCCATCGAAGCCGCGCGAGCCGGAGAGCATGGAGCAGGCTTCAGTGTGGTTGCCCAGGAGGTGAGGAAGCTGGCTGACCAATCGCTCCACTCGGCGGATACGATCCGCTCGCTGATTGAGGTGGTGCAGCAGGAGGCGGGACGTGCGGTGGAATCGATGCAGCAGGGAACACAGGTCGTCCAGCAAGGAATGAGCGATGCTTCGGCATCAGGAGAGGCCTTCGGGGAGATTGCCCATGCCGTTAGCGATCTGTCTGCCCGTAGCCAGGAAATATCTGCGATCATACAGCAGGTTCATGCTAACACCGATGAGATGGTGCAGGTGATGGGGCAGATCGCTGTCATTACGACAGAGGCCAATCAGCGATCGCAGATGGTGACGACAGAGCTCGAAGAACAGACCGCCTCGATCGAGGAGGTATCGGCAGCGGCTGTGCAACTGGGCACCATGTCAACGGAGCTGAAGCAGTTGGTTGATCGCTTCAAGCTATCGAGGGATGCACAATCTGCTCCCCTCGGAGTTTGA
- a CDS encoding ABC transporter substrate-binding protein gives MSKQVLKMMTLLLAIAMVVTACGGGKNGNSSNSSGGNSQAADAVKSDGSIDASKLDAVNLKVYLIGSPAKDLKTVQEQINTYTTEKINATVDLEMIDWGDYSQRMSIITTSAEAYDIAFTSSWAFNYLPNASKGAFLPLNDLLDTYGKGIKEVLDPRFLEGTKINGVNYAVPNNKELAQQAVWRFNKKYLDKYNLDITNVSSLQDLEPLLKTIKENEPSDITPLAVPKGFKPYLPFDFLLGDEIPIGMYLDTKDFKFVNMLETPEMKETLDTMRNYYLAGYLRDDVATLDGIDNIKTGKWLVDKELSQPYADNGWSRSAQYDIVSSPIHTPVIYTSSAAGSMFAISKTSENPERAMMFLNLLNTDEYLRNLIQYGIEGVHYKKLEGNYIEDLPAMNESYAMPGFALGNMFLTYLHEGDPEDKWQAFQEFNQSAIVAPSFGFNFDTSKVKTEVASITNVAKEFNPALYTGSVDPAEFLPKAIEKFKAAGMDKVIEEAQRQFDEWKATKQ, from the coding sequence ATGTCCAAACAGGTATTGAAGATGATGACCCTGCTGCTGGCGATCGCGATGGTTGTCACCGCATGCGGTGGTGGGAAAAACGGGAATAGCAGCAACAGCTCCGGAGGCAACTCCCAAGCGGCTGATGCCGTGAAGAGCGACGGCTCGATTGACGCATCCAAGCTGGATGCCGTCAACCTCAAGGTGTATCTGATCGGCAGCCCGGCCAAGGATCTCAAGACGGTGCAGGAGCAGATCAACACCTATACGACGGAGAAAATCAATGCAACAGTGGATCTGGAAATGATCGACTGGGGAGATTACAGTCAGCGCATGTCCATTATTACGACCTCTGCCGAAGCTTATGATATTGCATTCACAAGCTCCTGGGCATTCAACTACTTGCCGAATGCATCCAAAGGCGCATTTTTGCCGCTGAACGATCTGCTGGACACCTATGGCAAGGGCATCAAGGAAGTGCTGGACCCACGCTTCCTGGAAGGAACGAAGATTAATGGCGTCAACTATGCCGTACCGAACAACAAGGAGCTGGCGCAGCAAGCTGTATGGCGCTTCAACAAGAAGTATCTGGACAAATATAATCTGGACATTACGAATGTGAGCTCCTTGCAGGATCTCGAGCCATTGCTCAAGACGATCAAGGAGAACGAGCCGTCGGATATTACCCCGCTGGCGGTGCCAAAAGGCTTCAAGCCGTACTTGCCATTCGACTTCCTGCTGGGTGACGAAATTCCGATCGGCATGTATCTCGACACGAAGGATTTCAAATTCGTGAACATGCTCGAAACACCAGAGATGAAGGAAACGCTGGATACGATGCGCAACTATTATCTCGCTGGCTATCTGCGTGATGATGTGGCGACACTGGACGGCATCGACAATATCAAGACAGGCAAGTGGCTTGTGGACAAAGAGCTGAGCCAGCCATATGCGGACAACGGCTGGTCGAGAAGCGCACAATATGACATCGTGTCTTCGCCAATCCATACGCCAGTCATCTATACGTCGTCTGCAGCCGGTTCGATGTTCGCTATCTCCAAAACCTCCGAAAATCCGGAGCGTGCGATGATGTTCCTGAACCTGCTCAATACCGATGAGTATCTGCGCAACCTGATTCAATACGGCATTGAAGGCGTGCACTATAAGAAGCTCGAAGGCAACTATATCGAGGATCTGCCAGCTATGAATGAATCGTATGCGATGCCAGGCTTCGCACTGGGCAACATGTTCCTGACGTACCTGCATGAAGGGGACCCGGAGGACAAATGGCAGGCGTTCCAGGAATTCAACCAATCGGCGATTGTTGCCCCTAGCTTCGGCTTCAACTTCGATACCTCGAAGGTCAAGACAGAGGTAGCTTCGATTACGAACGTAGCGAAGGAGTTCAATCCTGCGCTGTATACCGGCTCTGTTGATCCAGCCGAGTTCCTGCCGAAAGCGATCGAGAAGTTCAAGGCTGCGGGCATGGACAAAGTCATCGAGGAGGCACAACGCCAATTCGATGAATGGAAAGCAACCAAGCAATAA
- a CDS encoding beta-galactosidase, whose translation MNKLIIFYDPSFPYAGDRPDTASLDKLQGAGRIAKTAEQLSAWLAEADGRGCFINLHAPYFPKEAWPAITAHLRSGGGLLSVGEAPFRIPVRQAGGLWEAEQEQTSYHQELLIHEAMRVDGSTIQRYASSEEWPLAAQAARTWQQGDTASLILHVTRQSDLPHEGGTAGPMDAHIYPLIKGLSAEGREIAAPVVLLEHTKGLYAGGRWIMANQRTSAAFWEAQGAASLAAWAEFCAAGVTELWLKPSYASYDEGDRPALKVQLQRLHPQERDMALNWELLLTVRRSWTYAGEPPAAGTTEGLTRDKGSSIEALDSQQPAVADGSAALQSEPPAAADAAGQPLWQHRWRVQAGRELHVEQLRVPLPLTPGFYTAVLEAITESGERRVLRQGFWCRDEKLLSAGEYLTCDRDYFMRDGEPLPIVGMTYMTSDVARKFIFLPNAAVWDRDMETMKRAGINLIRTGIWTAYRNVMYADGHPSEEVLRALDAFFLTAMKHGLEVTFTFFAFTPEAWEGVNPYLDPRSIEAQKRFISSIVARHRESKHVHWDLINEPSMFDPKRIFEGPRTAGDSYEREAFQSWLRKRHHDSIDLLQQRWGMSSTQLPSFESIDCPEHEEINFDIQDMRSGKKGTRWLDYTLFTMEQMNGWAARMREALQAAQPKQLVTIGQDEALAWNRPSPFFYAEAVDYTTNHSWWLNDQLVWDGLFAKTPDKPNLIQETGIMYVETPDGRAKRSEEELRDLLERKYAYSFSTGGAGAVQWLWNTNFYMNNVNESNIGALRADGTEKPEADVSYDFGQFMASIRSLFVSRQLEDVAVVFPYSNDFGNRKLAAEATARLTRVLCYELKQHFRAVSEYELESLMTHPAKLIAVPSPHNFSRQAFDRLLDIVRATGSKLLFTGPMHLDEYWHPVERQALWNRVEATEEDTKLWGKEPHGVSLSNVQREEAFRIGEQQYKLSYGQRKIAKLFKERTTADGSGPEGLTRLALGSGQLYWCGQPVECNDRTEPIAELYRYMLQESGAQRELVWHDGADNSGLYGKKLTFEQGQLYIFVSEFGYAAPVRVTDPLHGQTYSFEVPAGRIVMFAADRAGKLLSVYRQMPITVS comes from the coding sequence ATGAACAAGCTGATTATATTCTATGATCCGAGCTTCCCTTATGCGGGAGATCGGCCCGATACGGCGAGTCTTGACAAGCTGCAAGGGGCGGGCAGGATCGCCAAAACAGCCGAGCAGTTGTCTGCATGGCTTGCGGAGGCAGACGGAAGGGGCTGCTTCATCAATCTGCATGCACCGTACTTCCCCAAGGAGGCATGGCCTGCAATTACAGCCCACCTGCGGAGCGGGGGCGGCTTGCTAAGCGTTGGCGAAGCGCCGTTCCGAATTCCGGTCAGACAAGCAGGCGGCCTGTGGGAGGCGGAGCAGGAGCAGACATCATATCATCAGGAGCTGCTCATTCATGAAGCGATGCGGGTGGATGGGAGTACGATTCAGCGGTATGCCAGCTCCGAGGAATGGCCGCTAGCCGCACAGGCTGCAAGGACGTGGCAACAAGGCGATACGGCAAGCCTCATCCTCCATGTGACGCGTCAGAGCGACCTGCCGCATGAGGGCGGCACCGCGGGGCCGATGGATGCGCATATCTATCCGCTTATCAAGGGATTGTCCGCCGAAGGGCGGGAGATCGCCGCACCCGTCGTGCTGCTGGAGCATACGAAGGGCCTCTATGCGGGCGGCCGCTGGATTATGGCGAATCAGCGGACAAGCGCGGCATTCTGGGAGGCGCAAGGGGCGGCATCTCTGGCCGCTTGGGCTGAATTTTGCGCTGCGGGCGTGACGGAGCTATGGCTGAAGCCATCGTATGCGTCATATGATGAGGGCGATCGTCCGGCGCTGAAGGTGCAGTTGCAGCGACTGCATCCGCAAGAGCGGGACATGGCTCTGAATTGGGAGCTGCTGCTGACCGTGAGGCGAAGCTGGACCTATGCGGGCGAGCCGCCCGCAGCAGGCACGACGGAAGGGCTAACGCGGGACAAGGGCAGCAGCATAGAGGCGCTGGATTCGCAGCAGCCGGCGGTTGCGGATGGAAGTGCTGCGCTACAGTCGGAGCCGCCCGCAGCAGCAGATGCTGCAGGTCAGCCGCTCTGGCAGCATCGATGGAGAGTCCAGGCGGGACGAGAGCTGCATGTCGAGCAGTTACGTGTGCCATTACCGCTGACACCAGGCTTCTATACAGCAGTGCTGGAGGCGATAACGGAAAGCGGCGAACGGAGAGTACTTCGCCAAGGCTTCTGGTGCCGGGACGAGAAGCTGCTGTCGGCAGGTGAATATCTGACCTGTGACCGCGATTATTTCATGAGGGACGGCGAGCCGTTGCCGATTGTGGGCATGACGTATATGACGTCCGATGTCGCGCGCAAATTCATCTTCCTGCCCAATGCGGCGGTGTGGGATCGCGATATGGAGACGATGAAGCGCGCAGGCATTAATCTGATCCGCACAGGCATCTGGACGGCCTACCGTAATGTCATGTATGCGGATGGTCATCCGTCGGAGGAGGTGCTGCGGGCGCTGGATGCATTCTTCCTGACGGCGATGAAGCATGGACTGGAGGTAACCTTCACCTTCTTCGCCTTCACGCCGGAGGCCTGGGAGGGTGTCAATCCTTATCTTGATCCGCGGAGCATTGAGGCGCAGAAGCGCTTCATCTCGTCCATTGTAGCGCGCCATCGCGAATCGAAGCATGTGCACTGGGATCTGATTAACGAGCCGTCAATGTTCGATCCGAAGCGGATATTTGAAGGCCCGCGCACAGCAGGCGACAGCTACGAACGGGAGGCATTCCAGAGCTGGCTGCGTAAGCGTCATCACGATTCGATCGATCTGCTGCAGCAGCGCTGGGGCATGAGCAGCACTCAGTTGCCATCCTTTGAGAGCATTGACTGCCCGGAGCATGAGGAGATCAACTTCGATATTCAGGATATGCGCTCCGGGAAGAAGGGGACGCGCTGGCTTGACTATACGCTGTTCACGATGGAGCAGATGAACGGCTGGGCAGCGCGGATGCGCGAGGCATTGCAGGCGGCACAGCCCAAGCAGTTGGTAACGATTGGCCAGGATGAGGCGCTTGCCTGGAATCGTCCTTCCCCGTTCTTCTACGCGGAGGCGGTAGATTATACGACGAACCATTCCTGGTGGCTGAATGACCAGCTCGTCTGGGATGGGCTATTCGCCAAGACACCAGACAAGCCGAATCTCATTCAGGAGACCGGTATTATGTATGTGGAGACGCCGGACGGACGAGCCAAGCGCTCGGAGGAGGAGCTGCGCGACCTGCTGGAGCGTAAATACGCCTATTCGTTCTCGACGGGCGGGGCCGGAGCGGTGCAGTGGCTGTGGAATACGAATTTTTATATGAACAATGTCAACGAATCCAACATTGGGGCGCTGCGAGCGGATGGCACAGAGAAGCCGGAGGCGGATGTCTCGTATGATTTCGGTCAATTCATGGCATCCATCCGCAGCTTGTTCGTCTCGCGTCAGTTGGAGGATGTGGCGGTTGTATTCCCGTACTCCAATGATTTTGGCAACCGCAAGCTGGCTGCTGAAGCGACAGCACGCCTCACCCGGGTGCTCTGTTATGAGTTGAAGCAGCATTTCCGTGCGGTCAGTGAATATGAGCTGGAGTCGTTGATGACGCATCCGGCGAAGCTGATTGCGGTGCCAAGCCCGCATAACTTTAGTAGGCAGGCGTTTGATCGTCTGCTGGACATTGTGCGCGCCACTGGAAGCAAGCTGCTGTTCACCGGGCCGATGCATCTGGATGAGTACTGGCATCCTGTAGAACGCCAAGCGCTATGGAACCGTGTGGAGGCGACAGAGGAGGATACTAAGCTGTGGGGCAAAGAGCCGCATGGCGTCAGCCTGAGCAATGTGCAACGAGAGGAAGCCTTCCGTATCGGTGAGCAGCAGTACAAGCTCTCCTACGGACAGCGTAAGATTGCCAAGCTATTCAAGGAGCGTACCACTGCGGATGGTTCAGGACCGGAAGGGTTGACCCGACTGGCGCTTGGGTCAGGACAGCTATACTGGTGTGGACAGCCTGTCGAATGCAATGACCGAACAGAGCCGATCGCTGAGCTGTATCGCTATATGCTGCAGGAGAGCGGGGCACAGCGGGAGCTGGTCTGGCATGACGGGGCGGACAATAGCGGCCTGTACGGCAAGAAGCTGACATTTGAACAGGGTCAGCTATACATCTTCGTGTCGGAATTCGGCTATGCTGCCCCTGTGAGGGTAACCGACCCGCTGCACGGACAGACCTATTCGTTCGAGGTGCCCGCAGGCAGGATAGTCATGTTCGCAGCCGACCGGGCTGGCAAGCTGCTGTCCGTCTATCGCCAGATGCCGATTACCGTTAGTTGA
- a CDS encoding FAD-dependent oxidoreductase has translation MKVIVIGCTHAGTAAVTQMAKLYPEAQITVYERNDNISFLSCGIALHVGGVVEHAESLFYSSPEQLQALGVETRMLHEVLAVDTKARTVTVRDIMSDQLITDTYDKLVVTTGSWPIIPKMPGMELDNILLCKNYAHAQMIIERAKHAERIVVVGAGYIGVELVEAFEQLGKHVTLIDNTPRVLFKYLDKQFTELVEQDMRERHIELALGQTVTALEGEQGKVSTVKTTQGEYRADLVIMCIGFRPNTGLLSGQVEMLGNGAIVVDEYMRTSCPDVYAAGDSCAIRYNPTGEPAYIPLATNAVRMGTLVARNLLGPTVRYLGTQGTSGIKIFDLNIGSTGLTEQAALDAGMIVKSVTISDNFRPEFMPTYEQALLKVVYEEAGGRIVGAQLLSKADLTQSINTMSVCIQNRMTMDELAFVDFFFQPHYNKPWNLLNQAGLQALQQTVIR, from the coding sequence ATGAAGGTCATCGTGATTGGTTGTACCCATGCTGGAACGGCTGCCGTTACCCAGATGGCAAAGCTGTATCCTGAAGCTCAAATTACGGTCTATGAGCGCAACGACAACATCTCTTTCCTCTCGTGCGGCATTGCGCTGCATGTCGGGGGTGTCGTCGAGCATGCCGAATCGCTGTTCTACTCCTCGCCGGAGCAGCTACAGGCACTAGGTGTAGAAACAAGGATGCTGCATGAAGTGCTGGCGGTGGACACGAAGGCAAGGACAGTAACTGTACGCGACATTATGAGCGATCAGCTCATTACGGATACGTATGACAAGCTGGTTGTCACGACGGGCTCGTGGCCGATTATTCCTAAGATGCCCGGGATGGAGCTGGACAACATTTTGCTCTGCAAAAACTATGCCCATGCGCAGATGATTATTGAACGCGCCAAGCACGCCGAGCGCATCGTCGTTGTTGGAGCAGGCTATATCGGAGTCGAGCTGGTCGAGGCCTTCGAACAGCTTGGCAAGCACGTAACCTTGATCGATAATACACCACGTGTCCTGTTCAAGTATTTGGATAAGCAATTTACCGAGCTGGTGGAGCAGGATATGAGAGAGCGCCATATTGAGCTGGCGCTGGGACAGACTGTGACCGCTCTGGAAGGCGAGCAGGGCAAGGTATCGACGGTGAAGACGACACAGGGTGAGTATCGTGCTGATCTCGTTATTATGTGCATCGGCTTCCGACCTAATACCGGACTGTTAAGCGGTCAAGTGGAGATGCTGGGGAATGGCGCCATCGTTGTCGATGAATACATGAGAACCAGTTGCCCGGATGTGTATGCAGCAGGCGACAGTTGCGCTATCCGTTACAACCCGACGGGCGAGCCTGCATATATCCCGCTTGCTACCAATGCGGTGCGGATGGGCACACTGGTTGCCCGTAATTTGCTGGGGCCGACCGTCCGCTACCTGGGTACTCAGGGCACTTCGGGCATTAAGATATTTGATCTGAACATCGGATCAACAGGCTTGACCGAGCAAGCGGCACTTGACGCAGGCATGATTGTGAAATCCGTCACAATCTCCGATAATTTCCGTCCCGAGTTTATGCCGACTTATGAGCAGGCCCTGCTCAAGGTAGTGTACGAGGAGGCGGGAGGCCGTATTGTCGGCGCTCAGCTACTATCGAAGGCTGACCTGACTCAATCGATTAATACCATGTCGGTCTGCATTCAGAATCGGATGACAATGGATGAGCTGGCGTTCGTTGACTTTTTCTTCCAACCGCATTATAACAAGCCGTGGAATCTGCTGAATCAGGCCGGACTCCAGGCATTGCAGCAGACCGTCATCCGCTGA
- a CDS encoding carbohydrate ABC transporter permease translates to MKKRDIHGISRFWNVVFNLLIGLFSFSCVFPFIFVIMNSIADEQTLAQEGYRIIPSQFSFEAYSYIFNSTTQLVQSFGLTLMITVIGTLLSLFLVTTYAYAISRRSFEFRTGFTFLAFFTMLFSGGLVPGYIVMTQFLGLQNTIWALILPLSMNAFFIIVMRTFFQTTVPDAIIESAKIDGAGDLRTFSTIVLPISLPGIATIGLFSSLGYWNDWFNALLYYNKNELVPPLQYLLMKIERSMEFLVQNSQYMGSFDGAATLPTETVRMAMVVVATLPIAMAYPFFQRYFVQGLTVGSVKG, encoded by the coding sequence ATGAAAAAACGGGACATTCACGGTATCTCGCGATTTTGGAACGTTGTGTTCAATCTCCTGATCGGTCTGTTCTCATTCTCTTGTGTATTTCCATTTATCTTCGTCATTATGAACTCGATCGCAGATGAGCAGACTTTAGCTCAGGAAGGGTATCGCATTATCCCGAGTCAATTCAGCTTTGAAGCCTATTCGTATATTTTCAACTCGACCACTCAGCTCGTACAGTCCTTTGGGCTGACGCTGATGATTACGGTGATCGGCACGCTGCTCAGCCTGTTTCTGGTCACGACCTATGCTTATGCCATCTCCCGGCGCAGCTTCGAGTTCCGCACGGGCTTTACATTCCTGGCCTTCTTCACCATGCTGTTCTCGGGCGGTCTGGTGCCCGGCTATATCGTGATGACCCAGTTCCTGGGCCTGCAAAATACGATCTGGGCCTTGATCCTGCCCTTGTCGATGAATGCGTTCTTCATCATCGTCATGCGCACCTTCTTCCAGACGACGGTGCCTGATGCCATCATCGAGTCCGCCAAAATTGACGGCGCCGGCGACCTGCGCACGTTCTCCACGATCGTGCTGCCGATCTCGCTGCCGGGCATTGCGACGATCGGTCTATTCAGCTCGCTCGGCTACTGGAATGACTGGTTCAATGCACTGCTGTATTACAACAAAAATGAGCTGGTGCCACCGCTGCAATATTTGCTCATGAAGATCGAGCGCAGCATGGAGTTCCTCGTACAGAACAGCCAGTATATGGGCTCCTTCGACGGGGCAGCGACACTGCCGACGGAGACGGTGCGCATGGCGATGGTCGTCGTGGCGACCTTGCCGATTGCGATGGCGTATCCATTCTTCCAGCGTTACTTCGTGCAGGGTTTGACGGTCGGCTCGGTTAAGGGCTGA
- a CDS encoding YjzC family protein, whose amino-acid sequence MGEWTEYRPGDRAPNDGTYIEIGENDVHMGINNPQKVTLSKGERFPDTSNHNRKWKKMKR is encoded by the coding sequence ATGGGTGAATGGACAGAGTATCGGCCGGGAGACCGGGCGCCCAATGATGGCACCTATATCGAGATCGGAGAGAATGATGTGCACATGGGCATCAACAATCCGCAGAAGGTGACCCTGAGCAAGGGAGAACGTTTCCCGGATACCTCGAACCATAACCGCAAATGGAAAAAAATGAAGCGTTAA
- a CDS encoding ABC transporter permease, translating to MPSFGKKLVRNKALLLLVLPGTLWFLIFAYLPMFGTILAFKDYRYHKGFFNSLLNSEWVGFKNFEFLFATNDAYIITRNTILYNVVSIALGLVVAVTFAIIINELLNKRLAKLYQTGMFLPYFLSWVVISYFAFTFLSKDKGMLNQMIAALGVDPVNFYSEPKYWPFIIVFVGIWKTIGYNSVMYLAAITGIDRSYYEAAMLDGASKWQQTRFITIPHLKPLMIILTILAIGGMFRSDFGLFYQLPKDSGALYPVTNVIDTFVYRSLINMGDIGMSTAAGLYQSVVGLILILTANYVVRKIEKDHAIF from the coding sequence TTGCCGTCATTCGGAAAGAAGCTCGTCAGAAACAAGGCACTGCTGCTGCTGGTGCTGCCTGGAACGCTGTGGTTTTTAATTTTTGCCTACTTGCCGATGTTTGGAACGATACTGGCCTTTAAGGATTATCGCTATCATAAAGGCTTCTTCAACAGTCTTCTTAACAGCGAGTGGGTCGGCTTCAAAAACTTTGAATTTTTATTTGCTACCAACGACGCGTACATCATTACACGCAATACGATTTTGTACAATGTGGTCAGCATTGCACTGGGACTTGTCGTCGCGGTTACCTTTGCGATTATCATCAACGAGCTGCTGAACAAGCGGCTGGCCAAATTGTACCAGACCGGAATGTTTCTTCCTTACTTTCTATCCTGGGTCGTCATCAGCTACTTCGCCTTTACCTTTCTCAGCAAAGATAAGGGGATGCTGAATCAGATGATCGCCGCCCTGGGCGTTGATCCGGTCAATTTTTATTCGGAGCCGAAGTATTGGCCGTTCATCATTGTATTCGTCGGGATCTGGAAGACAATCGGGTATAACAGTGTCATGTATTTGGCGGCCATTACCGGCATTGACCGTTCCTACTACGAAGCGGCGATGCTCGATGGCGCGAGCAAATGGCAGCAGACCCGCTTCATCACGATACCGCATCTGAAGCCGTTGATGATTATTTTGACCATTCTGGCGATCGGCGGCATGTTCCGCTCCGACTTCGGCTTGTTCTATCAGTTGCCGAAAGATTCGGGCGCCTTGTATCCGGTTACCAATGTTATCGACACGTTCGTCTATCGCAGCCTGATTAACATGGGCGATATCGGGATGAGTACAGCCGCAGGTCTGTATCAATCGGTCGTCGGACTGATTCTGATCCTCACGGCGAACTATGTAGTCCGCAAAATCGAGAAAGACCATGCCATCTTCTAG
- a CDS encoding serine/threonine protein kinase: protein MELKPITRLKEVYRIDELLSASELSYVYAGHHIKSGEKCVIKEFYPAAAANRDLDGKAVVCRSSLLRPKFDELMNAFTNEIHLLQSVSHPNIVAYNDHFTENGTIYLVQEYCTGETLEHYIQRQGALCSVFFRHTLLPLLHTLAYLHERGILHRDLKPGNIMICPGGAPKLLDFGAAIDLGKVKHKQIFTTPAFSPLEFYSDRSRQGSYSDIYSLAAVLYYALSGNRPLDVPRRIIGERLQSIRHCSRRCLTPWFSYMIMKGLEVQKADRLTSVRPFIRVVQAEYWMLRIQEKLRPGAIQS from the coding sequence ATGGAACTAAAACCAATTACGCGATTGAAAGAGGTCTACCGAATTGATGAGCTGCTGTCTGCCAGCGAGCTGTCCTATGTCTATGCCGGGCATCATATCAAGAGCGGTGAGAAATGCGTCATTAAGGAGTTTTACCCCGCTGCTGCGGCCAACCGCGACCTGGACGGCAAAGCCGTCGTCTGTCGCAGTTCGCTGCTGCGGCCCAAGTTCGACGAATTGATGAATGCCTTCACCAATGAAATTCATCTGTTGCAATCGGTGAGCCATCCCAATATTGTCGCGTATAACGATCACTTCACAGAGAACGGCACGATCTATCTGGTGCAGGAATACTGCACAGGAGAGACGCTGGAGCACTATATACAACGTCAGGGGGCGCTGTGCTCTGTGTTTTTTCGACATACGCTGCTGCCGTTGCTGCATACACTGGCCTATTTGCATGAACGGGGAATTCTGCATCGCGATCTGAAGCCAGGCAACATTATGATCTGCCCGGGAGGCGCGCCGAAGCTGCTGGATTTCGGGGCGGCGATTGATCTGGGGAAAGTGAAGCATAAGCAAATCTTTACGACGCCAGCCTTCTCCCCGCTGGAGTTTTACTCCGATCGTTCCCGGCAAGGCAGTTACTCGGACATCTACAGCCTGGCGGCTGTGCTGTACTATGCGCTGAGTGGCAATCGCCCGCTTGATGTGCCCAGGCGCATCATCGGTGAGCGTCTTCAGTCCATCCGGCATTGCAGCAGGCGATGTCTGACGCCATGGTTCTCTTATATGATTATGAAAGGGCTGGAGGTGCAAAAAGCCGACCGGCTAACCAGCGTGCGCCCGTTCATTCGTGTGGTCCAAGCTGAGTATTGGATGCTGAGGATTCAGGAGAAGCTGCGTCCAGGGGCTATTCAATCGTAA